From the Malaclemys terrapin pileata isolate rMalTer1 chromosome 11, rMalTer1.hap1, whole genome shotgun sequence genome, the window AATGAACTATCATCAGAAACAAATCTATCATGCTGCTGGTCTGGAAGATCCAGCTTCTCGCTACTTTCCACTGATGCCTCTTTATCATCAACATTCTCTTCAATTATTACACTGACATCTTGAGTCAATTCTTGTCTAGATTCATCTTCCTCTTGTTTAACTACTTTCTGCATTTCATTTTCTACAGTCTTATCTTTTTCTTGTATTGGATTATTCTTTATTTCTTCACTGCACTTAATTGTTTGGGTTTCTACCTGTGTTCTCTCATCTTCCATCAACTCACCTctactttcctttcctttcctagaTTCATCCCACATTTCTGTGTTTGACTCCTCAATTTCATGATCGCTGGGACAAGGAACTAAAATAGTTTCTTGGGACTGACTCTCTTTCATGACATCTTGGTCCTGCCCTGTCTGATGCGATACACCCTCTTTTACCTCTGCAAATTCATCTAGGGATGCCACAGGTTCCTCTTCTTCCACCCTTTTGTTTTCAGAATCTGGTTGTACATCCAACATGCCTGTCAATTCTTCCATCTTTCCTATGTCTTTTGTTTGTCCCTTCCCAGCAATATCCTTCTCATTCTCTGCCTCATCTTGCATATCTCCTTCCTCTTCCGCTAATATCAGATCGCTCTTTGAAAAAGTGGATAGAGTATGTGTTTCATCTGGCTTTTGTTCTTTTACAATTGTATCTGGTGTGACCTCACTTTCACATGTTGCTTCTCCCTCATCTTCCACAGAATCTACTTCTTTCCTTCCCTGACTCGGAACTGTATTTCCAGTCTTATTTTCTTCTTCGGCTGTAtcactctcatttttaccactcCCTACTTTACTAATTGTTCTGTCTATGCACCCTTCATCTTCATCAAGCTGTTTCTCCAAGCTACTCATAACCTCATTTTCAGTGCTTTCTTCTGCTTGACAGAGACTTTCAGTGTGAGCCTCCACATGTGATTCTTCATTACCTGTACCTGCTCTTGCACCTTCTGGTGATCCTGACTGTTCAGAAGCTGATGCATGGCTGCTAACCACAAAATCAAGAGCTTCCTGAAATATTTCAATACTGTCTTCTCTCTGGCAAATTGTAAAATCCTCTTGTTGTACTTTCTGCTCTTGTGCAACTCTTTCAGATTCATGCTCTGTGTCTATGTCAGTAGGTATTCCCAGAGGAGTCTCAATACCCTGACTTTGCAGTGTACCTGTTTCCCAATTCTCATTAgtcaagtgatttaaatcactatgTTCAGATTCCTTACTACCAGGCTGTTGGGCTTCTATGCTATCATCTCCTGATTCTGTTTCCTTTCTCAACTCAATTACATCACTATTTTCAGTGGAAGAAACATTTCCTGAAACATGTTCTGTGTGGCTTTGAATTTGTTCCTCACATCCACTACTTAACATCACTGTTGATGTGACATCATTGTCTTCCATGGTTTTCTCTGCCTCTGTATTTTCATCAGCATGCAATGTCTTTATCTCCGTACACTCCTTTACAATTTCCCGCTCCTCAGACTCCTCTTTGTGTTCCTCATGCTCAGTATTCTGCAAGATTTCTCTTTTCCCCACATCCTCCAAAATCTCATCTTTCATCTCCACTTCATTCGCTCTGCCTAAAAGACCATTGAGAAAGTTGAAGGGACTACACCAAGGGGTGACTACTTAAATTTGTTAAACATGTAACACTTACCTCCCCACTTAAACCCCAAAAGAGAAAATGAATTAAAAGAATCGGTTAATAAAAGATCAGCTTTTGCCAATTACGTGAGGCAAAGCAGCAATTGAATTAGTAAATTCTCTGATCAGTGAACCCCCCCCGCTTTCCCAAAAGCAAGAGTTGTATCTGATTCTGGCATCAGATAAGTTAAAGATTTCTCTAGTTGAAGCTGTATGAAGTACAGCTTTCATAAATGAGATGAACATTTTTCAAGCAGTGCAGTTTATTAATAGTAATGTAACAAAACTCGCAGATTTAAGATTATGAGACAAAGGTagagttttggggttttttgctgcTAACAAGTACAAGCTATATGATCCACAAGTATTCACCATATTTTTAACCCTCACATTGCTCTATACGGTATTATTATTGCCAAGCTGTGTTTGTTTGATGGCATTACAACCAAGTAACTTACCTAATACTCAGCAATATTTTATAGCTATTGACTTAAAAAACGGGCACTATTTTATAAATAAGGGTGTATAATGAGTGTTATGGAAGATGGGATCTGATTGGCAGGCAAATGTTTTGAATACACGGATATCAGACATAAGCCACAAGGTTGAAGCTCAGTTATTTAGCGCTTCTTCCAGCCACTACATCCATCCAAAAGGGACAATATTTCTTTCTCaagtattgtttaaaaatataatttttcttcCAATTTGCAGCACTTTAGGAGCAAAAACGCAGGTGTTAACCAGCACTCAATGTCATGTATTAGCTTTTGTTCCTATGACGTACCTGTTTCCATGGAATCAGAATACGTTAAAACAGACTAGAGAGTTTTAGATATAACTTTAAATGTTCTCAGACcctgtttttgttgtttcaaATTGTTTTCACCTAATGGAATGAGAAAGCTGCCAACAGCTAAATCTGAGAAAACTCCTACTTCTAATTACATGGTTGGCTGCCTGTTGAGATTTGCTAGTATTTcaattcagaaataaaaatagagtATTCCCTCCTCTTCCATGAGCTAATGAGACAGTGGGAAGTTCAATAGCTAATCAGTTCAGATTCTGACTATACAATATAATTGCACCAAGTCAGAATCTTTGCCAACCAGATTCCTCCTTGTCTGAGGACACACACATATAATGTATACTTCCTGTACACATTGCTGAGCATATCATTGTTACAAAATTTCCAGCAATAGAAATTGCTTTATACTTAACAGTACTAGAGATTAAGAATTTAGAACTATGTGAAAATGTCTTGCAACAGCACACTGAACTATTGTTCAGCAGACCTGTATGTTCTCCAATAATATATTCGTTACAGAATTTGTGTGCTAAATTTACATATCAGAATTCAAATGCTCTTATTCTGGTTCTCTCTCAGCTTAATTCTCTGTGttagaaaaaataatcaaagcaACAGTAGGATTGTTGAGGACATTCCTAAATTCAGGTTTTAATATTAAGCTAAATAAGCTGCTACTCATCTTGTATTTATACTTGTGTCACGACCATTTATTTTCTCAGGGTGCAGAATAAAGGGACCATACAATAAAATCTCCTTTTGCAGGTACAGAAAAATGTCATGATATGCTTGAAGTGAAGCGACCATAATCAagaagcagaaaaaggcataGGAGGTGATTCAACAAGCTGCGTGACTGGTTAATTGTCCAAATAATGAATGCTCAATCTTCAAGCAAAAAAGTGAATGAATTATGATTAGACAGATAGAAAAGTCTagtgcagtgatactcagacctcagtggttcaggagccaaattagcaattgGCATTACCTAAAAGAGCCACGGtactgtgaattcattgtttcatttactatagtactattcatatttaagcagtgcaagttgataacttaattggttaatacCACAGTAAAAGCATCCAGCATTTTAATATCGTGTGCTGccaagagccgcaggagacacattaaagagccatttgCGGCTCACAAGCCatagtctgagtatcactgctctagtgGAGTGTCAGCACTTACCTAGTGTCCCATCCCCAGCTGTCTGTAGGGTCTGAGTCGCTCCTGGAGTAATCTTGGTAGAATCTGAATGTGCTTCATTATCGAGACCATCTAAAGCCTCTCCATTGGTGGCTACTTCCAAGTTTGGGATTATTCCGTGTTTCTGTGGATAAGGAAGGAACATTTTAAAGTCTGGTGTTCAAACAATATATTTGGCTGAACATTCTTGTCCCTTTATATTCTGAGCAGTGGTTGCTTCATCACAAAACCAATGAGAATATGCCTCGTTCAAAGTGCTGACAGAACAGATCTGATCACCTTTTTAAAGTAGGTCTGTTGCCCAATATCTGAAATGTTCCTTGGGCAACAGCCCCTCACCTATATTCACTATATTAGGAGTGCCAACTATCACAGAGGAGATAAGTAAAAAGCAAATTCTTGAAATGAATGAGAGCAACATGTACATATGGCTCATCAGTGCTGGATAGCTGGAACCAGCTCTTCTGTTCAGTGCACCAGCAGAGAAACCAGCAACTCATTACTTAATTGCTTTAGCAACAAGAGTTTCTTCTGTTCTTATGGCATACCTTCAGTTGTTCCTTCAGCACAACCACCTCATCTCTGAGGTCATCCCGCTCACTCCTTATGGAATCAAAGAACTCTTTCTGCCTCTCTAACGCCTGAGTGTTCACAGAGCAGACAGACAGAAGGCAGGGAGACAACAAGAAAGGATAAGAGACTATGTAAGGCAAGTTAGAAATAAGAATAAGCAGGTTTCAGATATTCAGAAGTTAATGGAACTGACATGCATGAAAAGGAGAAAATTAACAGATTAAAGGCTAAATTTACAAATTcataaaaaatgtaaatacagtAAATATATGACAATCCAAACATTCAGTTTGGGGAGGTCATAATTAATATTCAACCCGATATCCTGCACTGTGTTGGGATTAGATTTTTCAGTAACTAGATACAATAAGGCAGCTAAGAACAGATTTTTATACTCTTGACTTGGAATTTCCTATAGTActtttgtgtctgtgtgttttttttttaaatcaaaatacattaaagaaaGGGTATGAAAGCTGGTCTGACAGATCTCAGTGGCGTCCATGGAACTTTTGCAGTCTGTCATGGAAATAGTGCGTATACCTCAAGTATGCAGCATGCAATATAAACTTGTATAAAATTCTCAGCTGTAGTGAAACTTTGACCATTTTAAATTGTGGGTTTCAAATTGCCATAAGTCATAGGACAACATCATGGACAAATGACTTGCCAGGTTTCTTTTGTCCACCCAAGAAAAGAGTCTCTCTCACATCTCATCTGCTACTGCCTATACCATATTTCTCTTTAGAGTTAACATTTCGTTTAcactggtggggaaaaaaagaagatttTCATCCCAAGAGTCCAGTGAGCTATAAACAAGCCCACTTTCTCCTTTCCAACAGTGCAGTTATGGTTTAAAAGAGTAAAGGTAATACATTTGAACAGAAAACCAATTCCATTCAGCATTGAAACCACATCATGAATAGCCAGTATTTTACTAAAGGACACTCCCTTTCTTGGTTATACATATCCATGATAGGGTGCACACATTTCACCATGTTATATGAACTCCAGTGAATTTTCAAATCTGGTCAGAAGATAAGCATTTTCTTGGACCTTATCTTTTAAGTTAAAGCCACAACTCTATGTAAAGAGTCTATTAGACAGATTGAGGGTCACGTTGTATAGGGTAATATTTCATTCATGAGGTTTTGCAGGTGCAGAGTCTGCTAAAGAAGCTCAGTGTGAAACTGAGCAAATTTCAGAAGGTGTGCGTGATTCCTACCCCTATTTTTTTGTCTTTCCACTCTATCGTCTCCTGAAGATCAGAAATTTCCCTGATATAGCTCTCCTGTTTCTGTTGCAGCTGTCGGATTTCCTGAGGGGCAGGGGCACACAAAGAGACAGAAAGCAGGTAAAGGGTTAATCAGAAGAAAAACTCAAGATTGTAGTGATGCAAAGAACAATGAAATCAGGTGTTAAGAAAGTACAACAAACTACCTACATGCATCCCAGAGGAAACAGAAAAGCCTTCAAAAGTTGCTACGGATAACATTTCCTGGAGTCAGAAAAGCTTTTTGGATATTCTCTAAGTCAAAATGCAACTGTTTTCCTTCAAAGAGATGAATGCAACTCCTGAAACCTACCCAGCTAGGGACAGCCAACCTCTCACCTTTAGTATGATGACAAACACCTGTCTACTGGAACTATCTTGCTCTGAATCCTTACTGGAGTTTTATGCCATTGTCCTTTTTCTTCCAGTCTCACCACAAGAAGGAGCCCAGAGCATATAATAACTTATTCTGGGAAATTAAAGACAGCATAACATACAAATCCAACTACGAACAGtacttctgaaatatttttgttttcatcagCCCTAACCATTTCAGGGCTAACAGACTGAACCTACAGTACTGCATCAGATGAGAAATCTGGGGCAGGGACTAAGATTCTCCATTCCTGTCTAAGCCTTCTATATTCTAACTGTTAGTTTGGAACACATGAATCAAACAACCACATTAAAGACAACGGAGTAATTACTTACCTCGAGCATTTCTTCTCTTTGCTTCAGGGTCTCCTTGATTTCCGTGAACTGAAACTGCAATATGCTATGAGCATGCTTTTCCCGCTCAAATTCCTGGAGAggcaaggaaatattttttgtcatgcataataataataatacctagagcTGTTCAtacacagatctcaaagtgctttaaacaAGGGTAAGTATCAATATCTCAATTTTAAGCTTGTTTGTCTCTTATGAAGGAAATCTGAGATTGGGACTGGATTATTTCAAACCAAATGCTCAATTTAGACACTGGGCGGTCTGGATTTTGGGGCCAGGGGAATGCACATCATTTACAGCACTCAAGCCCTGCTGACCTCAGAGATAATGACTAGGAATGGAACCTACCTTTTCCAAAAGGTAGAGTACTCCAACTTGGCCAGTTCTTATTGtgaaattttaaaagcaaacagtttCCCAAGAGCTATGCATGATGGAGGACACACTAACCAATATCTCATGAGTCAAAGATTTAGCTCCTGAGAAGTTACCACATAAGCCATAAGGAAATACTCCATAAGGAAATACTAGTTTGCAGGAAAGTTAACTCAGTGAGGCTTATTCCATCACCTCAGTGAGGTGACAATAATTCAAGTCAATagtatattttcaatatttaacCCCATGAATGCCATAATTTGTTTAAGAAGTATGTCTCACACAACTCTCCTATGGCCTTTTGAATTAAGCTTTGTATGTAACCGGGTCCCAGAGGAAACGGGAAAGCCTTCAAAAGTCGCTATGGAGTCAGAAAGGCTTTTTGGATATTCTCTAAGTCAAAATGCAAATGAAATACATAAAGCTATACTGATGAGCTTGTATGTGAAAGAGTCACCATATCCTGAATATTGACTTATAAAATTAAATCTCATATTCATATGCCTACAGATAAAGGCAGAAAAGGCAGCCAAGTTGCTAACGAGTGCTATTCAAAGGGTAGATTTCTATATACTTGATTCATTCcccccttcatttttttttttttttttttttaaagtactgtcTCTtccctgaaaacattttttcaaacaACTTTCAGCTTCTCAAGAAGTGTTCATACTCACTTTGCTTTTCTCTTCATATTGCCTCCTGGATTCTGCCAGCTGTTCTTCTAACTCTAACAATGCATCCTTCAAGGTATCAACTTGGTACATGAAGTTTGTTTTCTCATTGTCTAGTTGAGCATTAGACACCATAGCCTTTTTATATTTCTCTTCAACTTCTGCTAGGGAGTCCTGAAGACAAGAAATATGTAAGTGCAGTGAGAGGTTACTTCAAAGAAAGCACTTTTATACATTGCAAAGTATGTAAGTACATGCTTAGTTGTAGACATGCAAGCAGTCCAACTGAATCAACTGTTAACCATGGGCTTAAGTAACTTTGCTGACTGGGACCCCAAACCTGGGAGAAGAGGTGGCAATATCTGGGCTTTTTGCGGTCTTAAATTAGGACTCTGTAgtatgtttaattaaaaattgcAGTTACTGTACACTACCTTTTGGCTATGCGcgcacttaaaatgctacagcggccCAACTGCAGCATGTTagcttagaccaggggtctcaaactcaaatgaccacgagggccacatgaagACTAGTACATTAgctgagggccgcattactgacacctccccctgccacccttggccccgtccccactccaccccttccatgaggccctgccggaattccaaccccttccctgaaatccccaccccaactctgcccccttcctgcccccagggagggcagcaggggtgtggtgggagctcagggcagggagttggggtgtggtgCAAGAGTggtgtggggtacagcagggggttgggctgcaggagaggtgcggggtacagcaggggttgggctgcaggagtggcgcggggggcgggctccggcccgacatgcaccgggggcagggcaggctgcctgcctgcctgtccccgcACCGCTCTGGGAAGTGgccggaacctgggggaggaggagcaaaggggtctgtgtgttgctgctGTTTCAGGCACCACCCCTAGCagctcgggctggagccgctctaggtaaacgctgggggggcgggaggggcggcGCGCGAGgagccgcgtgtttgagacccctggcttagacactcactacagcaatgggaagggttctcccatcactgcgGTTAGTCCACCTCccaaagaggcagcagcaggtcgacagaagaattcttcgaTTGATGTAGTGGGGttagttaggtcagcatagccaCGCCCCTCAGGGGGGTAGATTTTTCACCCACCTGAGACACCAGCCACGTAATGTCCATTTtcagtgcagaccagcccttTATACTCCATTTTTGGTTAGATTTTTGCTTCAGATGAAGCGTGAAAtaaattttttccccccatgcttACCCCTTCTTTGATTAGACCCCCTTTCTTAACCTGCTTTACTAAGATCAAGTTCCAACTGTCTGGGCAATTCAGATTTATGAACTCAGGCTGAGCATGAGAACAGTTCAGATATAAGAATAGCTGCAGTGTTGGCAAGATAAAACGGTACCATTTGCCATGTCACATTGCAGGTCTAAACCCTCTCCAGGTATACAATTTGAATGAAGACCACCCGAACAGCAACTTTCAAAAGCACAGCAGTGCAAGTATGCAGGCAAGAAACAAAAGAGGTGCCTATACAGAGGTCTTAATTTAAAGCTAGGATCAACAATCCACCAATTCATGAAGTCATATTGCTAGCATTATATGGACCTCCATGATAAATTTTGGATATTTATAATATTCCACTTCTACTAGATCCATAAACATTCCAGGGGGAAATGTGCAGACTTTTAAATCTGAAAAGATGACAAAATACTTAGTTTTCAAATTAATAATCTGTTTTGGCATACTATTAAAGAATAAGGCAATCTGACATTTTAAAGGTACAAGAACTTCTGTCTCATCATTAAATGTGAATCATGTTACTGGTGCATGTTGCAGGTGTACTGTACAAGACAGGAAATTTCAGTTGCTGAAAGGGCAATCAGGAATCAAAGCAGCTACATGATTAATTAAACCCTTAAAATTAGTTGGCACGAAAGCACACACAATTAAGGGTAAATGCAGAATCATAGCAGAACATGGCTAATTTAGTTTTATTAGTATTATCAAATTCTATCCCAACCCTAGACTATCTACCTGTCATTTAATAATTCTAAATTTGAATACAGAGAATAAAACCACTAAAGAAATAGCCTAAATCAGACGGAGGTTTCAAGCTATTCactatttaacacttttattCTGGGAGGGGATGAATTTAGTTTGCTTAAAATGTTCCAGTCTCTTCCTGGCAAATTCTGAAGAAAGTTACTATAGCTGGAAatgaatttttaattaaatatacgTTCCTCATTCTATGCCAAAAGCAAGGTCAGAGGCAGCTGAGCAAAAAGTTGTTGATCTTCGAAGACACAAGCAGACCTGGATAAAAATGCTACAAATGCACTTGAAGGGAACAATATTACAAAAATCTAGTTAACTTATTCTCAAAGGGTAAGGTAGATTAGTTTGCAGaatctaatatatattttattatctaTAAGAGAAAAAAGTTTAGGCTTCATATATCTAAAAGATTCAAAAAAACcacaaactattttttccatttgCAGGTCACCTAAGATGCCAGTAACCGAGTATCTTGTACTACTGAACAGATGAGGAAAAAGTAGGAGAGAAAGTTTGAATTTTAATTAACATTTACGCTAATATATACTGTATTACAGTATCTAGTATGCCAAGTGCCCAGTACACTCATCTTTACATGCCTTCTGTTTTCAAAACGTGAGCCAATGCTGCTGAATACATAGTGTAAAGTGTCAAACTGATACATTTGTTTAGCTGCTACACCAAAATCCTTTTGTGTATTCATGGAATTTGTAGGCgttcctcccctgcagctgctgcgaCAGTTTACCCCATACAATATGGCATTCTACCAGGGCTGCTTGTATAGCATGAGATATGATTGCCTCTCCCTCAGGCACGCATAACTTACCAACTGTTTTACTGGGACGCTCTACTAAGtgccttttaaaatacatttacaatATTTAACTTTGATTTCCCATGGCACTGAACTCCGCAGGTTGGTTACATGCTTAATAATCagcatttacttttattttagatttacCTCAAATTCTGAGTGATTtcctgttcttgtgttatggatatatttaaaaatgagtaACTGATTATTTTTCTATATACTCTAATCTTTATATTACAATTTTTGATGGAGATTTAAATACATTCTCAAGACACCAAAATATAAGACACGCAGTAGTAAAAGTTCTCATTAATGACCTTTTCTACAGAGGTTAATAAATATTTACATGTGCTGATTACCAAGAATTATCCAGAGAAATGATTACTGGTCATCAGAATGGGAAGCATGTTTTCCTCACTGATGAAATGCTTTTAGTTAATTCACACTTCAGCATAAAAGCATGCAGGTTAAATTCGAGTTCTGTCTCTCACTGTGCCTCTCTGAAAGTTTAGTTGATGTTAATATCACATGTTCAGTCTGCAATAAACCAGTACCTTCATTTCTTTCAATCCCTGCATGTATTTGCCTTCTACATCCTGAATCTGGTTCTTTAACTCATTGATATCCTGAGGGAAATGGCAAAAAAAGTGAATGATGTCAAGAAAACTAATGGGCAGTAATCACAGCTGAGTGAGAAGCCGGTGTTCAAAATTCCCATTTACAGACACGTTTCTACTCTAGTTTGAGTTTTCTAAACTTCATTATAAAAAGATGTATAGGCTTTTCACACAATCATCTGTCTTGAACAGATGTATATTCCTGTCCTAATCATTTTGACTGGGAAAATGGGATGTTTCTAGAACaatgatggtcttgtggttaaggaacTAGATTGTGACTCAGGAGCTCTGAATTCCgttttcagctctgccacaggttgtatgacattgggcaagtcccccccccccgccccctctcgttctgcctcagttccctatttgtaaaatgagaatgATATTTCTCTACTAGCACCCAACAgcggtgttgtgaagataaatttatTAATGCATGTGAGGTGCTCACAACTACATCACTTTATGATAAGTTTCAGAGAAAAGTGGGAACATGAGCACCAACAGGACACCCTAGGAAGTGTGGGAAATACCACTGGCAAATGGAATAAAGACATTCATTTTAATTATGAGCTCAATTAAAGCTttacacaatctctctctctcttccccctccttccccttggTCACCTCCTGATGCTAGAACTGCAAAAGAAGTAAAATATTATAATTTGGGGGTGACCAAGGGGCGCGAGAGAGAAAGGGACTGggtttgttttcacttttatagTTTTTAATACCAGATGGAACTATtccaatcatctagtctgatctcctgcataacacaggccatagtgTTTCACCCAAGTCCTCCTACATCG encodes:
- the LRRFIP1 gene encoding leucine-rich repeat flightless-interacting protein 1 isoform X20 gives rise to the protein MGTQGAGRKRLPNRERLTAEDDALNQIAREAEARLAAKRAARAEAREIRMKELERQQKEIYQVQKKYYGLDTKWGDIEQWMEDSERYSRRSRRNASASDEDERMSVGSRGSLRSDLEYASAYPVAGLENERTKKKNSKASSNYSGESRKSTKKSSREEKSVEERPEKDFEKGARTVSSLSAATLASLGGTSSRRGSGDTSISVDTEASIREIKDINELKNQIQDVEGKYMQGLKEMKDSLAEVEEKYKKAMVSNAQLDNEKTNFMYQVDTLKDALLELEEQLAESRRQYEEKSKEFEREKHAHSILQFQFTEIKETLKQREEMLEEIRQLQQKQESYIREISDLQETIEWKDKKIGALERQKEFFDSIRSERDDLRDEVVVLKEQLKKHGIIPNLEVATNGEALDGLDNEAHSDSTKITPGATQTLQTAGDGTLGRANEVEMKDEILEDVGKREILQNTEHEEHKEESEEREIVKECTEIKTLHADENTEAEKTMEDNDVTSTVMLSSGCEEQIQSHTEHVSGNVSSTENSDVIELRKETESGDDSIEAQQPGSKESEHSDLNHLTNENWETGTLQSQGIETPLGIPTDIDTEHESERVAQEQKVQQEDFTICQREDSIEIFQEALDFVVSSHASASEQSGSPEGARAGTGNEESHVEAHTESLCQAEESTENEVMSSLEKQLDEDEGCIDRTISKVGSGKNESDTAEEENKTGNTVPSQGRKEVDSVEDEGEATCESEVTPDTIVKEQKPDETHTLSTFSKSDLILAEEEGDMQDEAENEKDIAGKGQTKDIGKMEELTGMLDVQPDSENKRVEEEEPVASLDEFAEVKEGVSHQTGQDQDVMKESQSQETILVPCPSDHEIEESNTEMWDESRKGKESRGELMEDERTQVETQTIKCSEEIKNNPIQEKDKTVENEMQKVVKQEEDESRQELTQDVSVIIEENVDDKEASVESSEKLDLPDQQHDRFVSDDSSLQKITKLSQQLSESLEGNTREMEVQNAVLDDACQLSRKERDTKQMGNGNEEDENKGIEEQHELQEVKKQEVVPDIEEDADYLKTQKAELDEKPDEQVEVEGQEEEIVEDDGKKIDVDDELGQILKAPGRHDAEEVNTQTLEEVREKEIVSETAKTEKGEKEETHQSRTQSVENEAMITEGNASIQQEKGKGAEEAGHLQTDASQSAAPEKACDLVEDETGNEKVLDSNDMEKIADGYSSEQELGNVGNTRDESKEDMQASRRGKGRSKEDCMIS
- the LRRFIP1 gene encoding leucine-rich repeat flightless-interacting protein 1 isoform X21, with amino-acid sequence MRGPKRRTPKQPMVMMKTCMDHPRVENLAGAPTTAGRAENLQRSHPGRRSRVPTTVTLVFATVTLLPNPYLLPKMEIWHLCMMRAFTVGIVDIVPLVLVLRRSIAATLAPDLGHLLEPALLGQVQCFFINFMYFWQACYFQIFLNHFRACVEERPEKDFEKGARTVSSLSAATLASLGGTSSRRGSGDTSISVDTEASIREIKDINELKNQIQDVEGKYMQGLKEMKDSLAEVEEKYKKAMVSNAQLDNEKTNFMYQVDTLKDALLELEEQLAESRRQYEEKSKEFEREKHAHSILQFQFTEIKETLKQREEMLEEIRQLQQKQESYIREISDLQETIEWKDKKIGALERQKEFFDSIRSERDDLRDEVVVLKEQLKKHGIIPNLEVATNGEALDGLDNEAHSDSTKITPGATQTLQTAGDGTLGRANEVEMKDEILEDVGKREILQNTEHEEHKEESEEREIVKECTEIKTLHADENTEAEKTMEDNDVTSTVMLSSGCEEQIQSHTEHVSGNVSSTENSDVIELRKETESGDDSIEAQQPGSKESEHSDLNHLTNENWETGTLQSQGIETPLGIPTDIDTEHESERVAQEQKVQQEDFTICQREDSIEIFQEALDFVVSSHASASEQSGSPEGARAGTGNEESHVEAHTESLCQAEESTENEVMSSLEKQLDEDEGCIDRTISKVGSGKNESDTAEEENKTGNTVPSQGRKEVDSVEDEGEATCESEVTPDTIVKEQKPDETHTLSTFSKSDLILAEEEGDMQDEAENEKDIAGKGQTKDIGKMEELTGMLDVQPDSENKRVEEEEPVASLDEFAEVKEGVSHQTGQDQDVMKESQSQETILVPCPSDHEIEESNTEMWDESRKGKESRGELMEDERTQVETQTIKCSEEIKNNPIQEKDKTVENEMQKVVKQEEDESRQELTQDVSVIIEENVDDKEASVESSEKLDLPDQQHDRFVSDDSSLQKITKLSQQLSESLEGNTREMEVQNAVLDDACQLSRKERDTKQMGNGNEEDENKGIEEQHELQEVKKQEVVPDIEEDADYLKTQKAELDEKPDEQVEVEGQEEEIVEDDGKKIDVDDELGQILKAPGRHDAEEVNTQTLEEVREKEIVSETAKTEKGEKEETHQSRTQSVENEAMITEGNASIQQEKGKGAEEAGHLQTDASQSAAPEKACDLVEDETGNEKVLDSNDMEKIADGYSSEQELGNVGNTRDESKEDMQASRRGKGRSKEDCMIS
- the LRRFIP1 gene encoding leucine-rich repeat flightless-interacting protein 1 isoform X19 → MRGPKRRTPKQPMVMMKTCMDHPRVENLAGAPTTAGRAENLQRSHPGRRSRVPTTVTLVFATVTLLPNPYLLPKMEICPPCCTVMFCLPEVTGHLCMMRAFTVGIVDIVPLVLVLRRSIAATLAPDLGHLLEPALLGQVQCFFINFMYFWQACYFQIFLNHFRACVEERPEKDFEKGARTVSSLSAATLASLGGTSSRRGSGDTSISVDTEASIREIKDINELKNQIQDVEGKYMQGLKEMKDSLAEVEEKYKKAMVSNAQLDNEKTNFMYQVDTLKDALLELEEQLAESRRQYEEKSKEFEREKHAHSILQFQFTEIKETLKQREEMLEEIRQLQQKQESYIREISDLQETIEWKDKKIGALERQKEFFDSIRSERDDLRDEVVVLKEQLKKHGIIPNLEVATNGEALDGLDNEAHSDSTKITPGATQTLQTAGDGTLGRANEVEMKDEILEDVGKREILQNTEHEEHKEESEEREIVKECTEIKTLHADENTEAEKTMEDNDVTSTVMLSSGCEEQIQSHTEHVSGNVSSTENSDVIELRKETESGDDSIEAQQPGSKESEHSDLNHLTNENWETGTLQSQGIETPLGIPTDIDTEHESERVAQEQKVQQEDFTICQREDSIEIFQEALDFVVSSHASASEQSGSPEGARAGTGNEESHVEAHTESLCQAEESTENEVMSSLEKQLDEDEGCIDRTISKVGSGKNESDTAEEENKTGNTVPSQGRKEVDSVEDEGEATCESEVTPDTIVKEQKPDETHTLSTFSKSDLILAEEEGDMQDEAENEKDIAGKGQTKDIGKMEELTGMLDVQPDSENKRVEEEEPVASLDEFAEVKEGVSHQTGQDQDVMKESQSQETILVPCPSDHEIEESNTEMWDESRKGKESRGELMEDERTQVETQTIKCSEEIKNNPIQEKDKTVENEMQKVVKQEEDESRQELTQDVSVIIEENVDDKEASVESSEKLDLPDQQHDRFVSDDSSLQKITKLSQQLSESLEGNTREMEVQNAVLDDACQLSRKERDTKQMGNGNEEDENKGIEEQHELQEVKKQEVVPDIEEDADYLKTQKAELDEKPDEQVEVEGQEEEIVEDDGKKIDVDDELGQILKAPGRHDAEEVNTQTLEEVREKEIVSETAKTEKGEKEETHQSRTQSVENEAMITEGNASIQQEKGKGAEEAGHLQTDASQSAAPEKACDLVEDETGNEKVLDSNDMEKIADGYSSEQELGNVGNTRDESKEDMQASRRGKGRSKEDCMIS